A DNA window from Roseovarius sp. Pro17 contains the following coding sequences:
- the nuoH gene encoding NADH-quinone oxidoreductase subunit NuoH, with the protein MAEFFTTPFGTVLLIFAQCLAMLGFVMVSLLFLVYGDRKIWAAVQMRRGPNVVGVFGLLQSVADALKYVLKEIVIPAGSDKAVFILAPLVSFVLAVIAWSVIPMADGWVLSDINVAILYVLAVSSLEVYGVIMGGWASNSKYAFLGSLRSAAQMISYEVSLGLIIIGIIISTGSLNFGDIVGAQDTKYGFFGWYWLPHFPMVFLFFISCLAETNRPPFDLPEAESELVAGYQVEYSATLFLLFMAGEYIAIFLMCALTSLLFFGGWLSPIPGLPDGVLWMVGKMAFFFFLFAMVKAITPRYRYDQLMRIGWKVFLPLSLAWVVIIAFLAKFEVLGAFWARFAMGG; encoded by the coding sequence ATGGCTGAATTCTTTACCACCCCTTTCGGAACTGTCCTTCTGATCTTTGCGCAATGTCTGGCGATGCTGGGCTTTGTGATGGTCTCGCTATTGTTCCTCGTCTATGGCGACCGGAAAATCTGGGCCGCCGTGCAGATGCGGCGCGGCCCTAACGTGGTGGGCGTTTTCGGCCTGCTGCAATCGGTAGCCGACGCGCTGAAATACGTGCTGAAAGAGATCGTGATTCCCGCCGGGTCGGATAAGGCGGTGTTCATTTTGGCCCCGCTGGTCAGCTTCGTGCTGGCTGTCATTGCGTGGTCGGTAATCCCGATGGCCGATGGCTGGGTCTTGTCGGATATCAACGTGGCGATCCTCTATGTCTTGGCGGTATCGTCGCTTGAGGTTTACGGCGTTATCATGGGTGGCTGGGCGTCGAACTCGAAATACGCGTTCCTCGGCTCGCTGCGTTCGGCCGCGCAGATGATCTCTTACGAGGTCAGCCTTGGCCTGATCATCATCGGTATCATCATCTCCACCGGCAGCCTTAATTTCGGCGATATCGTCGGTGCGCAGGATACCAAATACGGCTTCTTCGGCTGGTATTGGTTGCCGCATTTCCCGATGGTTTTCCTGTTTTTTATCTCTTGCCTCGCCGAGACGAACCGCCCGCCCTTCGATCTGCCCGAAGCCGAGTCTGAACTGGTCGCAGGCTATCAGGTCGAATACTCCGCGACGCTGTTCCTGCTCTTTATGGCGGGCGAATATATCGCGATTTTCCTCATGTGCGCGCTGACGTCGCTGCTGTTCTTCGGCGGTTGGCTGTCGCCCATTCCGGGCCTGCCCGATGGCGTGCTGTGGATGGTCGGCAAGATGGCGTTCTTCTTCTTCCTCTTCGCCATGGTCAAGGCGATCACGCCGCGCTACCGCTATGATCAGCTGATGCGCATCGGCTGGAAAGTGTTCCTGCCGCTGTCGTTGGCATGGGTTGTGATCATCGCCTTCCTCGCCAAGTTCGAAGTGCTGGGCGCGTTCTGGGCGCGCTTTGCGATGGGGGGCTAG
- the nuoG gene encoding NADH-quinone oxidoreductase subunit NuoG, translating into MTNLRKVNIDGTEIEVDGAMTLIQACEIAGVEIPRFCYHERLSIAGNCRMCLVEVVGGPPKPAASCAMQVRDLRPGKDGEAPMVKTNSPMVKKAREGVMEFLLINHPLDCPICDQGGECDLQDQAMAYGVDFSRFREPKRATEDLDLGPLVETHMTRCISCTRCVRFTTEVAGISQMGQTGRGEDAEITSYLGETLDSNLQGNIIDLCPVGALVNKPYAFTARPWELTKTESIDVMDALGSNIRVDTKGREVMRMLPRNHDGVNEEWIADKTRFVWDGLRRQRLDKPYIRENGKLRAATWPEALSVAAAAMNGKKVTGLVGDLVPVEAAFALKQLIEGQGGHVECRTDGAKLPAGNRSGYVGTARVEEIDAADKVLLIGTNPAVEAPVLNARIRKAWLRGADVVLVGEKVDLTYDYEHMGADRAALAHVADLDMTELKGKNCIVIVGQGAISEADGEAVLAMAQAICDKSGGKLLVLHTAAGRVGAMDAGCTTEGGLNAALDGAEVIYNLGSDETEIAAGPFVIYQGSHGDRGAHRADVILPGAAYTEEQGLFVNTEGRPQLALRASFAPGEAKENWAILRALSGEMDATLPFDSLPQLRKALIAKVPHLAGIDQVPQNEWQPLDVTALGKAAFRSAIKDHYLTNPIARASQVMAELSANAKARRAPKMAAE; encoded by the coding sequence ATGACGAACCTTCGCAAAGTGAACATCGACGGAACCGAGATCGAAGTGGACGGGGCGATGACCCTGATCCAGGCGTGTGAGATTGCTGGCGTGGAAATCCCGCGTTTTTGCTATCACGAGCGTTTGTCGATCGCTGGTAACTGCCGCATGTGCCTTGTGGAGGTCGTCGGCGGCCCGCCGAAACCTGCGGCCAGCTGCGCCATGCAGGTGCGCGATCTGCGCCCCGGCAAGGATGGCGAAGCGCCGATGGTTAAAACCAACTCGCCGATGGTCAAGAAAGCCCGCGAGGGTGTGATGGAATTCCTGCTGATCAATCACCCGCTCGATTGCCCGATCTGCGATCAGGGCGGCGAGTGTGACTTGCAGGATCAGGCGATGGCCTATGGCGTTGATTTCTCGCGCTTTCGCGAGCCCAAGCGCGCGACCGAGGACCTAGATCTGGGTCCGCTGGTGGAAACGCACATGACGCGATGCATTTCCTGCACCCGCTGCGTGCGCTTTACCACCGAGGTCGCAGGCATCAGCCAGATGGGCCAGACCGGCCGGGGCGAGGATGCCGAGATCACGTCCTATCTGGGCGAAACGCTGGACAGCAATTTGCAGGGCAACATCATTGACCTCTGTCCCGTCGGCGCGCTGGTCAACAAGCCATACGCCTTTACCGCCCGCCCATGGGAGCTGACCAAGACCGAGTCCATTGACGTGATGGACGCGCTCGGCAGTAATATCCGGGTCGATACCAAGGGCCGCGAAGTCATGCGGATGCTGCCGCGCAACCATGACGGCGTGAACGAGGAATGGATCGCGGACAAGACCCGTTTCGTATGGGACGGCCTGCGTCGCCAGCGTCTGGATAAACCCTACATCCGCGAAAACGGCAAGCTGCGTGCAGCCACTTGGCCCGAGGCACTGAGCGTTGCTGCGGCTGCCATGAACGGCAAGAAGGTCACCGGTCTGGTCGGTGATCTGGTGCCGGTCGAGGCTGCATTTGCGCTGAAACAGCTGATCGAGGGGCAGGGCGGCCATGTCGAGTGCCGCACCGACGGCGCCAAGCTGCCCGCCGGCAATCGCTCGGGCTATGTCGGGACCGCGCGGGTCGAGGAGATCGACGCCGCCGACAAGGTGCTGCTCATTGGCACGAATCCTGCCGTCGAGGCGCCGGTTTTGAATGCGCGTATCCGCAAGGCATGGCTGCGTGGCGCGGATGTGGTGCTGGTCGGCGAGAAGGTCGATCTGACGTATGACTACGAGCATATGGGCGCGGACCGTGCGGCGCTGGCGCATGTGGCGGATCTGGATATGACCGAGCTGAAGGGCAAGAACTGTATCGTGATCGTCGGGCAGGGGGCTATTTCCGAGGCCGATGGCGAGGCTGTGCTGGCTATGGCGCAGGCGATCTGTGACAAATCCGGCGGCAAGCTGCTGGTGTTGCACACGGCGGCTGGCCGTGTCGGCGCGATGGATGCGGGCTGCACGACCGAGGGTGGGCTGAACGCTGCGCTGGACGGTGCCGAAGTGATCTACAACCTCGGTTCGGACGAGACCGAGATCGCGGCAGGCCCCTTCGTGATCTATCAGGGCAGCCATGGCGACCGGGGCGCGCACCGCGCCGACGTGATCCTGCCGGGTGCCGCCTATACCGAAGAGCAGGGCCTGTTCGTCAACACCGAGGGGCGGCCCCAGTTGGCCCTGCGCGCCAGCTTTGCGCCCGGCGAGGCCAAGGAAAACTGGGCGATCCTGCGCGCGCTGTCGGGTGAGATGGACGCAACCTTGCCATTTGATAGCCTGCCGCAACTGCGCAAGGCACTGATCGCCAAAGTGCCGCATCTGGCCGGAATCGATCAGGTGCCACAGAATGAATGGCAGCCGCTGGACGTCACAGCACTGGGCAAGGCCGCGTTCCGAAGCGCGATCAAGGATCACTACCTGACCAACCCGATCGCGCGCGCTAGCCAAGTGATGGCCGAGCTAAGCGCCAATGCCAAAGCGCGCCGCGCGCCCAAGATGGCTGCGGAATGA
- a CDS encoding DUF5333 domain-containing protein: protein MRLILTTLIALSLAGTAGAARADLAGEKDINAGLLAVAAADKIRRECGDLSGRFWAARSYANQLKDLAAKRGYSDAQIEAYVNDSAEKAKMRERRNAYFKSKGASNLDAASLCRLGRDEIKNRSRIGSFLKAK, encoded by the coding sequence ATGCGCCTGATTTTGACCACGCTCATCGCGCTTTCCCTCGCGGGGACGGCAGGTGCCGCCCGCGCCGATCTGGCCGGGGAAAAGGATATCAACGCCGGCCTTCTGGCTGTTGCCGCCGCAGACAAGATTCGCCGCGAGTGCGGCGATCTGTCGGGACGCTTCTGGGCCGCGCGCAGCTATGCCAACCAGCTCAAGGACCTCGCAGCCAAGCGCGGCTACAGCGATGCGCAGATTGAGGCCTATGTGAACGACAGCGCCGAGAAGGCCAAGATGCGCGAGCGCCGCAACGCCTATTTCAAATCGAAAGGCGCCAGCAATCTGGACGCCGCCAGCCTGTGTCGATTAGGCCGGGACGAGATCAAGAACCGCAGCCGCATAGGCTCATTCCTGAAAGCAAAGTGA